The following coding sequences are from one Gossypium raimondii isolate GPD5lz chromosome 4, ASM2569854v1, whole genome shotgun sequence window:
- the LOC105780974 gene encoding sigma factor binding protein 1, chloroplastic has protein sequence MDVLGVHQMKNKKKQFKKRDCKKDIKVVYISSPMKVKTCASQFRALVQELTGKDSNAAVRFMDNDDNVSDHSPAYSDSTRDDGVLELPFANSNHQSMFESYDEGSFWGMFTSNLFHDPSQLDTFRSFGST, from the coding sequence ATGGATGTACTAGGCGTTCACCAAATGAAAAACAAGAAGAAGCAGTTTAAGAAAAGAGATTGTAAGAAAGATATTAAAGTGGTTTATATTTCAAGTCCCATGAAGGTGAAGACATGTGCCTCACAATTCCGAGCTTTAGTGCAAGAACTCACCGGGAAAGACTCTAACGCCGCCGTCCGCTTCATGGACAATGACGACAACGTTTCCGATCATTCTCCTGCCTATTCCGACTCAACGAGGGATGATGGTGTTCTTGAATTGCCTTTCGCAAATTCCAATCACCAATCTATGTTTGAATCATACGATGAGGGGAGTTTCTGGGGGATGTTTACATCTAATTTGTTTCATGATCCTTCTCAGCTCGACACTTTCAGAAGCTTTGGatcaacttaa